The DNA sequence CCCGTCACCACCAGAACCACCCTCTTACCTCTGTAGGCAGTGGGATCCCTTAAATATGCCGCTATAGGGAGCGCTGCTGAACCTTCAATCAGCATATGGTGTTTCTCAAGCATTAGTTTTATTGTGCCAGCTATCTCCGCCTCAGATGTGAGGACGAAGTCATCCACGTACCTCTTGCAGAGATCAAACGTTATGGAGTTCTCTTCAACCCCTCCCGCAACCCCGTCAGCTAGTGTGGGCTTCGACTCCACGCTCAATATCCTGTCAGCCCTCAGCGAGTGATACATCACTGCGGAATTCTCGGGCTGTACACCGACAACCCTAACATCGGGGATCACGTTCTTCAGGTAGGTTGCAATACCCGAAACCAGCCCCCCACCCCCTACAGGCACGAGCACTACATCAAAGACCTTGAGCTGCCTGACTAGCTCAACTCCGACAGTGCCCTGGCCTGCAACCACTTTAACGTCATTGTAGGGTGGGACGTAGGTAGCTCCGCATGATTCAGCATACCTCCTTGCGTAAGTCTCAGTCTCCACGGAGTCTCTGCCGTAGAACCTAATGTCGACCTCATACAGCATTATGTCCTGAATCTTGGCCGGAGACGCGTTCTCTGGAAGGAAGACAAGCCCCTTCAGACCCAGCAATTTGGTAGCATAGGCGAAAGCTACACCGTGATTCCCGCTGGACGCGGTCACGAAGAACTCGCCACAGTTGTTGCAGGATAGTAGCTTATTGAAGACGCCTCGAGATTTGAAGGAACCGCTCACTTGAAGGTTCTCCAGCTTAAGGTAGATCTGAGCACCACCTAACCTGCTTAAGAAAGGCGAGTACTCCAGAGGCGTCTCCCTAACATAGCCCCTTATCCTCCCCTCAGCCTCTAGAATCTCCTTAAACAGATCTATACGAGCCACCGGTAATCTATAGTGAGTGTGAGGTAAAAGACTTATTTACTGAGTTTCGCCCTATATGTGGGATCTCAAATGCGTCCTAGATTCTACGGGGTGATAACCCCTTTCATCACACCGTTCAGAGAGGACTTCGCGCTTGACCTAGAGGGAGCTCGCTGGCTAGTCAGATACCAAGTCGAGCGTGGAGTTCACGGAATATTTCCGAATAGCACCACTGGGGAGTTCGTACACCTTACTCGTGAGGAAGCAGTGACGTTGACTGAAGTTGTCTTAGAGGAGGCAGGTGATAGGGTGTGGGTGCTACCTGGGATCAGCGCCAACGCGACTGACGACAGCATCTCCTTAGGTAAGAGGTTCGCCGACATGGGGGCTTCAGGAGTTATAGTCACGCCCCCCTTCTTCTTTAAAGTCTCGGGAGATAGACTGAGACTTCACTTCACCACCATAGCTGAGAAACTCGAGCTTCCCATCATAATCTACAACATCCCCGCTACCACAGGGATCAACATACCTGTCCAGCTGTATGTGGAGCTTGCAAGAGAGTACAGTAATGTGGTCGGGGCCAAGATCACTTTTGACAACTTTACATATCTCAGGAATCTTATACAGGAAGTCAAGAGCATCAGGAAGGACTTCACGATCCTAACAGGGCTGGATGACATGCTACTCCCAACCCTAATGATGGGCGGGGACGGAGGTATCATGGCGCTAGCGAACGCAACCCCGCAGATCCACCGCGCGGCTTACGACGCGTGGGAGGCTGGAGATCTACGTAGGGCATATGAAGAGTGGAGGAAGATATTGCAACTCGTCAGAGTCTACGACTATTCATCAACTTACCCCACCGCCGTGAAGACTCTCCTAAAAACAATCGGTGCGCCCATCAAACCATACGTAAGACGCCCACTAACCCCGGAGCCTCCGGAGGTCGAGGAAAGGATCAAACAGGTGGTGAAGGAACTGGGTTTGTCTTTCAATCCAATGAACCCCGACGAGGAAAGATAGATTCTGAAGCCCTATGAAACTATTTCATGCAGGTTTAGGTGCTGTTCGTGTTTTATTTATTGGTGAGGCTGGCTTTGTATGCAGGCATGTGGTACAGTCCAAGGAGAGCCAGTTGAAGGTAAGTCGGAGGTGTGGGGCTGCGGTTCATGACCATCCTGCTTAGGGTGGTGGTAACCAACATTGCATGCAATGGAGCCCCAAACCCAATGGCGAATCACTCATGAAAACCAAGAACCACAGTAGGCGGGGGATTATTTTAAACATAATATCTTTAACTGAGACTAGTGTGTTAGGGAGTGGGGGAGTGGTTGAGTTGTTGTTGACACATGTGAGTGACTTGCATATAGGGGCTTTCAGCAACACGTCACTCTTCAAAGCACCGTTAAATGCCTTCGGAAAGATAGCTGAGTTCGCACTTCATGAAAAGACGGAGTACTTGGTTGTTGCAGGCGATTTCTTCGAAAAGCCGGAGTTCAGGGACTTCCCCACACTGCTTGGAGTGCTGAAGATTTTACGCGAGCTTAAAGAGAGGGGGAGTGTTAAGGTAGTTGTTGGCCCGGGCAGTCACGACCGGAGCTACAGATCCGTCAGCACGTTGGAGGTTCTAAGAGAGGCTGGACTCCTACATATTCCAGAGCACGAGGAGACCGGAGAGTATCTCGTACTTAAACCTCTTGAGGTGGGCGGCGTGACTTTCTACGCGCTCCCAGGATTAAACAACAATAGGGAGGTAGAGTATGTCCGTAGCGGCAGAGTCAGGCTTGAGAGGCTAGAGGAAGTGAAAGGACCTGTTGTGCTGATAGCGCATACCAACGTGAGGTTCGAAGGCTACAATCCAGCAGACTACAGCAACAGATACGGGGAACTAACCCTACTCCCTGACGACTGGTTCAGAAGACTCCGCGATAAAGTCAATTACATCGCTCTGGGCCACGTGCATTTCCCCGTACCAGTATTTCATGAGGGCCATCATAGGATGGTCTACGCTGGGGCGCCGGTAGGCAGGGACAAGGCAGACCTGAGGGAGACCCTCCAACTTAGAAGGAATGGCTTCAACCGCAGAGCAGTGCTAGTCGATCTCTCAGATGACCCTCCGAGATGTAGGAGTATTTGGGACGACTTTGGTGTGGAGATCGACGAGATCGACCTGGACTACAAGGGGTTGCAGGAACTGGGAGAAGCTATTAAGTCAAGAGTCTCAGCCATGAGAGGGATCTTCAAGGCGTTGCTTGTCGAGCTACGTGGAGTCAATCCCGTGATCAGAGGCAGGGTACTCCACGAGCTTAGAGTACTGGAGCTAACTCTAGGGACGCTCATTTACACAGACATTAGGGAGGTGGAGGTGATGCTGAAATCTCCGATAATCTCAAGTGTAGTCACTAGGCTCTCAAAGGATATTCAGGAACTTAAGAAGGAGATAGCGCTGGACATAATCAAGAAATATAGACTCAACACAAGCGTTGAAAAGCTGCTGGAGCTCTTGGAGACCCTCGGCGAGGACGATGAGCCGGAGAAAATCTATGAGAAAATAAAGCCTATCCTGGAGGAGATGGTGAGGTGAACGTAACCGCAAACCCGCTCATCAACGCCTTCAGGGAGGTCCTGAAGGATGTTGAAATGGACTATAGGGAGAGCTCACATGATTCAACATCACAACTGGAGTGGGAGATCTACAGGAGAGCCTACAGGTTGATCGAACTCAACAAGACCGACACTACTAGGAAGGACATTCTATTCATTGACTCGGGCTTCAGAACTTACGAGACCGATGTGTGTAACGTGACTTACATACAGCTGGGGGGTCTCTACAGGGATGTGGAAGGGAACCTCAAGCCGATGGTGAGAGGAAGGGACGCCCTAATCTTAAGCGTCTCAAGAGTCAGGTCAGGCGATGGGTACGATGTGAGGGCCAGAGTGAAGGGCATAGACTCCAGAGTGCTCCTCGGCAGACCTGATGAAGAATTCGTGGCCGGGCAGGAACTCACCAGGCTGATCAGGAAGATTCGTCCAAGGATTTCTAAGGACTACCGTGCTTACAGACGGTTCTCCAGGTACCTGACAGCGTTGATCGAACTTTCCTACGCTCTGAAGCTTTATGACGTGTTGAGGCAGGAGCGATCGCTGAACCCCCTCATAGTCATCGACGGAACCCTCATGAGGTGGTTTGCCGTCAGGCGGCGGGGCGGCACAGTCGATGGAGTGGATGTGCTGACCGCTCTAACAGGGCTGGACGAGACTACGGTTCTCAAGTACCTTACGAACGTCGTGGGACTGAGCAAGTCAAGTAAGACAACGAATCTCCTGCGCGTCAGGAAGCTCGTCAGGGAGAAGGGGTATGACGAGCTGAGTGAGGTCTACGGGATATTTGACTGGAATGGACTTAGGGAGGCGGTCGATCTAATGGGTGACCGCGATGTAGACGAAGGGGTTGAGGGAACTCTGAAGGAGCATGTGAGGATCTACAACAGGATGGTATATCATGTTAGAGGGGTTTGGGCCGTTAGAGCCCCCGTTGTGACGGTGGGCCTCAATGTCTACATGGTGGACGTGCATAGCATGAAGCCCGTCATAGACTTCAACAGTGACTCGCTTATCGTGGATAAAGATGCATTAAACAATGTTAACGAGAGGCTGGCTGAGGCAATACCCTCAGTGTTCGCTTTCAGATCTAGGCTCGTAGGGGTACCGCCGTACGGCTTCATGGAGGTTGATCAGGCGGTGAGGGTGGGTGGCGATGAGGCAAGAGCGATCGACGTAGCCTTTATCAAGGCGATCAGCGAGTCAGGGGGAACGGACGTCGCGTGGGCATTCGCTCTGATAAGTAGCTCTGTCTTACGGAGGTATGGTTACAGATGGGGGGTGTGACTAACGTGGAGGTAGGTCGTGTCACGTCCTGGGGTAGAGAGGGTGTTGAGGTTTCGTTCACAAGCGAGGAAGTTAACGTGAAACTTGGAGATCTACTGTACGTTGAACTTGCAGACAGGGTAGTGGTTCTGGAGGTAGTGAGTCATAGGGGAGGCGTGCCGACTCATCCGGCATCGCTGGCTGTGAGCACTCTAGTGGAGAGCGACATACTCCGTAGCACCTCGAAGGTAATGTCGGTTATCACTTCACCTGTCTTTGAGGTCAGGCGGGGGAGCGGGAGGGCTATCGTGACGAGACCCCAGAGCCCGCCTCCGCTGGACTCCGCAGTCCGTCTGATAACGCGTGGCGACGGTGTGAGTGACCGTATAATGAGGGATCTAAATGAGGGCATAACACCGTCCGACTCCGGTGTTGGCATAGCATGGCTCAGGTCCGGTAGCGCTCAATATGAAGAGTTGAGGAAGGTGAGGTACTTCCCTGAGGCATGCCTGAGGCTGGATCTAGCTAAGACCATACCTAAGCACGTACTGCTGGTTGGTGCGACCGGGAGCGGTAAGACCACGAGCGTCATGGGCATGGTCCTCACCTGGTTCCTGGAGGGGGAGGGAGGGCTCGCGTGGCTGGTCATAGATAGGCATGGCGAGTACAGCAGGGCCGAGTTCATGGACGCGGTTAGGACGGCTGCCCGATTGAACTCGGGTAGGCTCCGTAACTCCGCTAACCTAAGTATCCTCAGGCTGGAGCCGAACGCCACGCGGCCGGGAGATCCCAACACGTACGTGGGTGGACTGAAGGCCTCCTCAGTGAACGCTAACGACGTCCTGTACTCCATGGAATTATGGGAAACGGAGCACTCAGAACTCAGCGAGTCCCTTACCATACTTCAAGAGTTTCTGAGACTCTCAGAGTGCCCGGAGGAGGAATTCAGCACCGGCGGTAGGGAGCAGTGTTTACCGAAGAACGTCGTCAATCTATTCTTCCACGGCCCGGATGAACCGAACGTCAATACACTAGCACTCCTCGCGTTGGTGGTCGATAACGTGATCAGGTACGACCACAAGGAAAAGAGTGAGGGGAGGATCAGCGGTAAGACGTTCTATGACGTCTTCAAGGAAGCCGGGATATACGTGAACAAACTGAGGGCTTACAGGAGGAAGGTACTCTACGCGTTAGGACTAACGACGCGGATCGAGAAGATTGAGGGCTGGTCGGGGAACACGGTTGTGCGTGTTCTCGACGACTCCCATAGCGTGATTAAGCTACCCGCATTCATGAAGGAGGCATCGAAGGTCGCGGCGTTCTTAGGCGCCCTGGTCAAGGCAGCGGGCTCCACGACCTCCTATAGGTGGAGGGTTGCTGGAGGTCATGCGGAGTATACCACCGCTGAGGAGGGGATCGACGCGTCCAGCATATTACTGGATCTTGATAAGGGAGGTCTGATGGTGTTGGACGTGTCTAAGGTGCCACCGCACGTGGCCGACATAATCGCCATGAGTATCTTACGGAATCTCTTCACTGCCAGGCTCATGGAGGGTGTAGAGGCCTGCGTGGGTAAATCGGTGGTTTCCGTCGTGTCTGAGGAGGCCCCCCTCTACCTATCGCCTGACAGGGTTAAGTCACCCTACAACATATTCGCGAGGATTGCTAGGGAGGGGAGGAAGTTCGGCATAGGGCTGGTGGCAGTTGCCCAGCTGGCTTCAATGATTGACCGCCAGATACTCGCTAACTTCAATACGATAGTGGCGTTGAGAACTAAGAATCTCCAGGACATCAGCTACCTGACGTCGATAGGCGTGCCGGGAGAGGCGCTCATATCGTTGGGGGACCGTGAGGGATTTCTCTACACACCTGATTTGAGGGTCAGGGAACCTATACCAGTCTACATACCGTCGTACTATGACCCGGAGGTCAAGGAGCGCTTGAGCAGGCTCCTTGAAGAAAGAATGAATGCGGAGACCGGAGTCCGTAGGGCCGCCTCGAAGCTGGCCGAACGCTTTGGTGGTGTGAAATGAGAGTGCTTGGAATCAGACTCGTTAACGTGAGGACTTACAGGGACAGCACTATAGTCATCCCTTATAGTGGGGTGACGATCATCCACGGAGAAAACGGGTCCGGCAAGACATCAATATTCATGGCACTTCAATATGCGTTCTTCGGATCAGCAAGGAAGTACGGCGGGAGGAGTGTGTTCCGGGGCTTCAGCGACCCTACAGTTAACGACCTACTGAGGACCGGCACTGCGAGGGGGTATGTGAGGGTTCTGTTTGAGCAGGCTGGTAAGGTATACCTGCTTGAGAGGACGCTCTCATCGACAGGTCAGTTCGGCGGCTACTTAGTTGAGTGCAGCTTCACGGAGGAAGTCGTCAAGTGTCCTGCCCAAAGGATACCGCTAAACACTGAGGCACTTAACCAGAGAATCCTGAGTGTGCTGGGCCTGGCAGACATTAAGGGCCCGAGAGACCTCTTCACGAGTACTGTATACGTGCCGCAGTTCAACATTCACGAGATACTTACCCTCAGCAACGAGGAAAGGAGAGAATTGCTGAATGCCGCCTTCAGCTTAGGCGAGTACACGAGGGTCTACAAGAACATGGAGAGGCTCGCAGGCTCTGGGGACGTGAGCAAGCCGCGGAGAGACTCAGTAATAGGTAGCGAGATATATGTACAGAAGCAGAAAGTCGAGGAACTTAGGAGACGCTACGACAAGCTCGACTCGAAGTCCAAGATGCAGAGAGTTAAAGAGTTGGATGAGGAGATACCTGAGATCGAGAAGAGGCTGAAGGCCGTTGAAGCAGAGATGCAGGGGCTGAACGAAAAAATAAAGAAGCTGAATGAGGAAAGCGTAGGAATTAAATATGAGCTGAACAACCTTGAGAGTGTTGAGAAACTCCATGATGAGCTCCTCAAGAATAAGAAATCGTATGAGAAGGAACTGAATGAATTCTGCAGTAATGTGATGAGGATCTTAGAGCTGGAGGGGCCCTGCATTACAGTTTCAGATTTGCTGAAGGCGGTGGAGGATGCAAGAAGCGAGATGAAGAAACGGTTAAGCGAGATAGAGGACGGAATCACCTCACTCAGAAAGAAGCTCAACCTGCTGAGGGACGAGAAAAGCAAGCGGGAGAGCGAGAAAAGCCAGCTAGCACGTGAGGAGGGTGAGCTGACGGGACACATCAACTCCCTAAGAGAGTCTCTGAGGACGAAGGAGGAGGAGTATGAGGGGGTGAGGGAGCTGGTGTCCCGTGGCGTCTGCCCCAAGTGTAGACAGAAGATAATGCATGAACATGGCGTGAGGTTAGTGAAGGAGGTTGAGGAGAGTATTAAGAACCTTAACAATGACATAGAGAGCCTGACCCAGGAGCTCGAGGAAGTGAGAGGCAAACTCAGCAGAACGGAAGAGCTCCTGAAGCAGACTGAAGAGGAGATTGCGACTCTTCAAAAGGAACTGGATTCCTTGGAAGATGAAAAGAGCCTATTGAATGAAAAGCTGAACAACTTAAGCGAGTTCAGTTCCAGGCTTAAGTATCTCCATAATGAGGTGGTTAAAGTTGAGGAGCAGCTCAGGGGATTGCCGGACGTAGCTAAAAGGAGGGAGGAAATCCAAAGGAGGGAGGAAATCCTGAAAGATGAGATTGGGGAGCTTAATGCAGAGCTCGAGTCCCTGGAGGTTGAGAAGGAGAAATTAGTTAGGGAGAAGGCAGAGAAGGAAGCTGAGAGGAAGCGGTGCGAGGACGATATCAAAGAGGCTGAGGAGATCTCCGTAAAGCTTGATACTGAGGAGAGCAGGCTTGAAACCCTGACGAAGCTGTACAGCTTCGTCGGTAGCAGGTTGGGGGATATTGTCAGGACGTTCGAGAGTACGATAAAGAATCACCTCCTCGATGCGTTCAAGACGAAATTAAGGGAATACTACGACGTGATCTTCGGGGTCCAGGGGTTTGAGGTTGACGTGGACAGTGATTTCAGGCCCGCTCTCAAGGACGCTGAGGGGCGGGAGCTAACACAGCCTAGCGGAGCTCAAATCACTGCACTGGCCCTCGCCTACAGACTCGCGCTGAATAATGTTGTGCGATCCGTCAACAAAAAACTTGAGGATGCGCCGCTAATCCTCGACGAACCTACACTAGGGTTCGACAGCGAACACGTTACATATCTAGCTGAACTCCTGGAAGGTCTGAAAGGATTAAGAAACGGTGGTGTCCAGGTGATAGTCGTGACGCACGCGGAGGAACTCCTCAACGCAGGGGACTGTAGAATAAGGCTAAAAACCAAGCCAGAACGCCCAGCGCCGAATGCTGAAGTCTCTGAGATAGAGTGCATGGACTCAGGAATTGAGGGACTGCCATATCAGGACTACCAAGCATTAGTAAGGACAATCCTAATGAGCTAGGCTCAGACAGAAGAACCCCCTCCGAAACATGTGATGGAGTGGACTCAATTGAAAATCGCCTGCCTGTGGAATACGGCTTAATTCAACCCTGGCGTTAGATAATGTGATTTATATGTAGCGCAGAGGATTGAAATATTGGGTGTCTAAATTTGAGGAACTTACTATTAGTTGTAATAATCCTAGTTGCTATGAGCGCGGTGGTTGGAGCCGCCCTCCACTTGATGGGACCTACCGCACCGGCAACGCCAATCACAACACCCCTGCCCAGCACAACGGTGCCAACATCCACACCGACTGCAACCATCTCCACAACTACTACGCCCGTAAAGCCCACCCCCACAACTACGCAGGCAACCCAACCTTCAGGGTTAACCAAACCTATAATCACAGACGTGGTTCCCATGGGGTTTGTGCTCGTGGATGGGGAGGTTTACTGGAGGGTGAAGGTCCTTGGCACGGTAGATCTGCGGGATAAAATTGAGATTAACGGGGTCTATGCTTTTTGGTTTGGGCGTTTTAAAGTAACGCTCCCGGACGGTAGAGAACAGACGAGGCTCTTCATGCCAGGTGATTATGTCAACATAGTAAGAGACTTCAGATACATTCGGGAGGAAATGACCTTAGATGTTTACATACCTACCAACTGGTATGAGAACCCTTGTCTTGAGGGGACGTACAGGTTCGTAGTCTGGTTGCAGGGACCGTACGAGAACCGCTCACTACTCTTTGATAAGAGCTTTGTCTACAAGATGAACCTCAAAGCAAACATCTCCCCCACAGAATTGAGGTCTTGGAGCGAGAACCTAAAGCTTTCCCTCACCAACACTGGAGACGTGCCGTTAATCCTGCAGGGCGTTGGCATAGAGCGAACCGGCACCGGAACTGTTGTGGGGTGGGTGCTCGTCCCTGAAGAGATCATAATGCCAAACGAGTCAAAGGAGTTAACAGCGCCGGTCCAGATACTTAATGACTTTAGGGAGGAGTTTAAAGGTAAAACAATCACAGTGGACTTCGTACTGAATGTCGTAGCAGCCCCACAAAGGTACGCGATAACTGCAGACGTGAGGTTCCCAGCAGGTTAATAATATTTTCACCTGATTTCTCGTAGGACGAAAGAGAGGGATTACACCTAGGAAAACGCTTAAGGACTGGCTTGAGTTAGTTGGTGGGTGCAGCTGTGAGGAGTA is a window from the Zestosphaera sp. genome containing:
- a CDS encoding threonine/serine dehydratase → MARIDLFKEILEAEGRIRGYVRETPLEYSPFLSRLGGAQIYLKLENLQVSGSFKSRGVFNKLLSCNNCGEFFVTASSGNHGVAFAYATKLLGLKGLVFLPENASPAKIQDIMLYEVDIRFYGRDSVETETYARRYAESCGATYVPPYNDVKVVAGQGTVGVELVRQLKVFDVVLVPVGGGGLVSGIATYLKNVIPDVRVVGVQPENSAVMYHSLRADRILSVESKPTLADGVAGGVEENSITFDLCKRYVDDFVLTSEAEIAGTIKLMLEKHHMLIEGSAALPIAAYLRDPTAYRGKRVVLVVTGCRIDLKTLKKILET
- a CDS encoding dihydrodipicolinate synthase family protein, whose amino-acid sequence is MGSQMRPRFYGVITPFITPFREDFALDLEGARWLVRYQVERGVHGIFPNSTTGEFVHLTREEAVTLTEVVLEEAGDRVWVLPGISANATDDSISLGKRFADMGASGVIVTPPFFFKVSGDRLRLHFTTIAEKLELPIIIYNIPATTGINIPVQLYVELAREYSNVVGAKITFDNFTYLRNLIQEVKSIRKDFTILTGLDDMLLPTLMMGGDGGIMALANATPQIHRAAYDAWEAGDLRRAYEEWRKILQLVRVYDYSSTYPTAVKTLLKTIGAPIKPYVRRPLTPEPPEVEERIKQVVKELGLSFNPMNPDEER
- a CDS encoding DNA repair exonuclease, with translation MVELLLTHVSDLHIGAFSNTSLFKAPLNAFGKIAEFALHEKTEYLVVAGDFFEKPEFRDFPTLLGVLKILRELKERGSVKVVVGPGSHDRSYRSVSTLEVLREAGLLHIPEHEETGEYLVLKPLEVGGVTFYALPGLNNNREVEYVRSGRVRLERLEEVKGPVVLIAHTNVRFEGYNPADYSNRYGELTLLPDDWFRRLRDKVNYIALGHVHFPVPVFHEGHHRMVYAGAPVGRDKADLRETLQLRRNGFNRRAVLVDLSDDPPRCRSIWDDFGVEIDEIDLDYKGLQELGEAIKSRVSAMRGIFKALLVELRGVNPVIRGRVLHELRVLELTLGTLIYTDIREVEVMLKSPIISSVVTRLSKDIQELKKEIALDIIKKYRLNTSVEKLLELLETLGEDDEPEKIYEKIKPILEEMVR
- a CDS encoding DUF87 domain-containing protein translates to MGGVTNVEVGRVTSWGREGVEVSFTSEEVNVKLGDLLYVELADRVVVLEVVSHRGGVPTHPASLAVSTLVESDILRSTSKVMSVITSPVFEVRRGSGRAIVTRPQSPPPLDSAVRLITRGDGVSDRIMRDLNEGITPSDSGVGIAWLRSGSAQYEELRKVRYFPEACLRLDLAKTIPKHVLLVGATGSGKTTSVMGMVLTWFLEGEGGLAWLVIDRHGEYSRAEFMDAVRTAARLNSGRLRNSANLSILRLEPNATRPGDPNTYVGGLKASSVNANDVLYSMELWETEHSELSESLTILQEFLRLSECPEEEFSTGGREQCLPKNVVNLFFHGPDEPNVNTLALLALVVDNVIRYDHKEKSEGRISGKTFYDVFKEAGIYVNKLRAYRRKVLYALGLTTRIEKIEGWSGNTVVRVLDDSHSVIKLPAFMKEASKVAAFLGALVKAAGSTTSYRWRVAGGHAEYTTAEEGIDASSILLDLDKGGLMVLDVSKVPPHVADIIAMSILRNLFTARLMEGVEACVGKSVVSVVSEEAPLYLSPDRVKSPYNIFARIAREGRKFGIGLVAVAQLASMIDRQILANFNTIVALRTKNLQDISYLTSIGVPGEALISLGDREGFLYTPDLRVREPIPVYIPSYYDPEVKERLSRLLEERMNAETGVRRAASKLAERFGGVK
- a CDS encoding AAA family ATPase, giving the protein MRVLGIRLVNVRTYRDSTIVIPYSGVTIIHGENGSGKTSIFMALQYAFFGSARKYGGRSVFRGFSDPTVNDLLRTGTARGYVRVLFEQAGKVYLLERTLSSTGQFGGYLVECSFTEEVVKCPAQRIPLNTEALNQRILSVLGLADIKGPRDLFTSTVYVPQFNIHEILTLSNEERRELLNAAFSLGEYTRVYKNMERLAGSGDVSKPRRDSVIGSEIYVQKQKVEELRRRYDKLDSKSKMQRVKELDEEIPEIEKRLKAVEAEMQGLNEKIKKLNEESVGIKYELNNLESVEKLHDELLKNKKSYEKELNEFCSNVMRILELEGPCITVSDLLKAVEDARSEMKKRLSEIEDGITSLRKKLNLLRDEKSKRESEKSQLAREEGELTGHINSLRESLRTKEEEYEGVRELVSRGVCPKCRQKIMHEHGVRLVKEVEESIKNLNNDIESLTQELEEVRGKLSRTEELLKQTEEEIATLQKELDSLEDEKSLLNEKLNNLSEFSSRLKYLHNEVVKVEEQLRGLPDVAKRREEIQRREEILKDEIGELNAELESLEVEKEKLVREKAEKEAERKRCEDDIKEAEEISVKLDTEESRLETLTKLYSFVGSRLGDIVRTFESTIKNHLLDAFKTKLREYYDVIFGVQGFEVDVDSDFRPALKDAEGRELTQPSGAQITALALAYRLALNNVVRSVNKKLEDAPLILDEPTLGFDSEHVTYLAELLEGLKGLRNGGVQVIVVTHAEELLNAGDCRIRLKTKPERPAPNAEVSEIECMDSGIEGLPYQDYQALVRTILMS